A genomic region of Cydia splendana chromosome 17, ilCydSple1.2, whole genome shotgun sequence contains the following coding sequences:
- the LOC134798593 gene encoding modular serine protease-like, which translates to MITALILAGQNIEPSKGVWQNSTKLSNVFQNATSLQNITNRLNQEQKQNTDLPMLLHEHNIYPLQEKKDETVSTDSNVSNLNELKTLQIIAGGRTLTSAEGPEVHWHVGIYSKAFEPYMQICGGTLVTTKAVISAAHCFWSELDGGALPAAQFAAAAGKLYRPWKESHDSNAQHTDISAIHLPARFRGAITSFQDDIAALLLAKEFVTTFRVRPLCVLFDEDLEADFLRSENEGMIVGWGLTSEDGTPAQTLQSLYMPYVPIEECIASADPGFLKYITSDKICAGVTSGKSLCRGDSGGGLVFNSDLVFIDSEEPRPILYGVASTAPRNAHSCNTHARATLTRVLAHRTFLLAHIPDIEDACPHGSRRIFKPELNRSREESKQGREETKPVFNCNCFCNCNNSTIP; encoded by the exons ATGATCACTG CTTTAATCCTCGCGGGTCAAAATATTGAACCTTCAAAAGGAGTCTGGCAGAATTCGACAAAATTAAGTAATGTTTTTCAAAATGCCACCAGCCTTCAGAACATAACAAACAGACTCAATCaagaacaaaaacaaaacacagaTTTACCAATGCTCTTGCATGAGCATAATATTTATCCATTACAAGAAAAAAAAGACGAGACAGTATCAACAGATAGTAACGTATCAAACCTGAATGaattaaaaacattacaaattaTAGCAGGGGGTAGAACCCTTACTTCAGCCGAAGGTCCGGAGGTTCACTGGCACGTTGGTATATATAGCAAGGCTTTTGAACCCTACATGCAGATTTGTGGTGGGACGCTGGTTACTACTAAAGCTGTTATTTCAG CGGCACACTGTTTTTGGAGTGAGCTGGATGGCGGCGCGCTGCCCGCTGCGCAGTTCGCGGCAGCGGCCGGCAAACTTTACCGACCGTGGAAAGAAAGCCATGACTCTAATGCGCAGCACACTGAC ATATCCGCAATCCACCTCCCCGCGCGTTTTCGCGGCGCCATCACCAGCTTCCAAGATGACATTGCTGCATTACTCTTGGCAAAGGAGTTTGTAACCACCTTCCGGGTCCGCCCGCTCTGCGTCCTCTTTGATGAGGACTTGGAGGCTGATTTTCTGCGTAGTGAGAATGAGGGCATG ATCGTGGGTTGGGGCCTGACATCAGAAGACGGGACACCAGCGCAGACGCTACAATCCCTGTACATGCCGTACGTGCCAATCGAAGAATGCATCGCTAGCGCAGACCCCGGGTTCCTGAAGTACATTACCAGTGACAAAATCTGTGCGGGAGTTACCTCAG GCAAGTCATTATGCCGCGGCGACAGCGGCGGCGGCTTAGTATTCAACAGCGACCTCGTCTTCATCGACAGCGAGGAGCCACGGCCCATTCTGTACGGCGTGGCGTCCACTGCCCCACGAAACGCGCACAGTTGCAACACGCACGCCCGCGCCACGCTCACACGCGTGCTTGCGCACCGTACGTTCCTGCTTGCGCATATACCGGATATAGAGGATGCGTGCCCGCATGGGTCCAGGAGAATTTTCAAGCCGGAGTTGAACAGGTCGAGGGAGGAAAGTAAACAAGGCAGGGAGGAGACAAAGCCAGTTTTTAATTGCAATTGTTTTTGTAACTGCAATAATTCCACTATACCTTaa